The DNA sequence TAGAAGGGCTCAAGCTTCTTCAGGCAAAAGTCGCTTATCTCATCATGTTTGTCACTTCTCAGCAGGTAGGGGCGTATCTCCCAGCCATGAAGCTCAATCTCTCTATGTAGGTTGCGGCAATCGCTGCGAATGCGGCTGAAATCATCGCTAATCCTGTCTCCCTCCAAGGTGAGCGCCAGGGTGAAGGCGCTGTCTGTGCCGCCGCGGCGGATATCCAGCTCGCATGACTCGATGAAATAGCCCGCCTTGACGCTGGGGTAGTTAGCCAATATTTGGTGCACCGCGCCAAACATGGGCAGCCCATCATCAAGAACCTTGCCCAGCAGCAGGAGCTGATTGCCCTGGGGGAGTAGCGCCATGTCGGGCAGCAACATATAGCGGATCTCATCGCTGCTGACGACTTTCGATAGATTGCTATTGGGGTTGAGTGCCATATCCATCTGGTTGCTCAGCAGCAGCTGAAATGCCTGAGGCGCATCTATCTCAATCTGACCGTGAAATTCGCTGCCCTCACTCTCCATTATGGCCTTGGCCTGATCGACTGCCTCCTGGGAGGTAAACAGCGGGACGAAGTAGTGCACCTGATCATCGCTGACGGGAATGTGCCATTGCATGATGGAGAGCT is a window from the Shewanella loihica PV-4 genome containing:
- a CDS encoding SseB family protein — translated: MEVTLTPSNALETALQAALADHTQAKALYEQLIKARLYLLSDGQEAPQADGTTELSIMQWHIPVSDDQVHYFVPLFTSQEAVDQAKAIMESEGSEFHGQIEIDAPQAFQLLLSNQMDMALNPNSNLSKVVSSDEIRYMLLPDMALLPQGNQLLLLGKVLDDGLPMFGAVHQILANYPSVKAGYFIESCELDIRRGGTDSAFTLALTLEGDRISDDFSRIRSDCRNLHREIELHGWEIRPYLLRSDKHDEISDFCLKKLEPFYRPSLLSKFKTWFS